From a region of the Nonlabens dokdonensis DSW-6 genome:
- a CDS encoding NAD(P)H-hydrate dehydratase — protein MKILSAQQLAEADKSTIDKQQISSNDLMERVATLVFERIHQRLNGAPVPIKIFCGIGNNGGDGLAIARHMIQHGYQVTVYVTNCSKKRSPDFLVNYDRIKDVTNDWPILLSCKEDFPEISSQDIIIDAIFGTGINRALDGWMADLIHYLNESKTFKVAVDMPSGLYANTAHKKEDAILKADHTFTFQTPKLSFFLPETGDNVGTFEVINIGLDPEYMMQVAPLAQVISREAAQNMYQPRKKFTHKGNYGHVLTFAGSKGKMGAAVLSAGAAINAGAGKVTAYIPEDGNVMLQSSLPEVMTLQSEGEDHITDFEHSLKDTVLCIGPGIGTEKDTCSAFAKAVIKQSSPIVIDADGILILAQQPELLKDLPKDSILTPHDGELKQLLGEWKDDYERLEKAQEFSKEHNLILVLKGAHTITVAGSSQYVNDTGNPGMATAGSGDVLSGVIAAFLAQGYDPLTATVFAVYIHGASGDLAAQTYAHEGLKASVISNFIGASILQLFRNPQQPQEPQRTQ, from the coding sequence TTGAAAATTCTAAGTGCACAACAGCTCGCTGAAGCTGATAAATCTACCATAGACAAACAACAAATATCAAGTAATGACTTAATGGAACGCGTGGCAACACTTGTTTTTGAACGCATCCATCAGCGTTTAAATGGAGCGCCAGTTCCTATTAAAATATTTTGTGGGATAGGTAATAATGGAGGCGATGGTCTTGCGATAGCGAGACATATGATTCAGCATGGTTACCAAGTAACAGTTTACGTAACTAATTGCAGTAAAAAAAGATCTCCAGATTTTCTAGTCAATTATGATCGGATAAAAGATGTGACAAACGACTGGCCTATTCTTTTGAGCTGTAAAGAGGATTTTCCAGAAATTTCTTCCCAAGATATTATTATTGATGCCATTTTTGGTACCGGTATCAACCGTGCGTTAGATGGCTGGATGGCAGATTTGATCCATTACCTCAATGAATCCAAAACTTTTAAAGTTGCAGTAGATATGCCTAGTGGATTGTACGCAAACACAGCTCACAAAAAAGAAGACGCCATTCTTAAGGCAGATCATACATTCACGTTTCAAACGCCTAAACTGTCGTTTTTTCTCCCAGAAACTGGCGATAATGTAGGGACATTTGAAGTGATCAACATAGGTTTAGATCCAGAATACATGATGCAAGTCGCACCTCTCGCTCAAGTAATTTCTAGAGAAGCTGCCCAAAATATGTATCAACCTAGAAAAAAATTCACTCACAAAGGCAATTATGGGCACGTCTTGACTTTTGCTGGAAGTAAAGGTAAAATGGGCGCTGCTGTTTTAAGTGCTGGCGCAGCCATTAACGCTGGTGCTGGCAAAGTGACCGCTTATATTCCAGAAGATGGAAACGTGATGCTACAGTCTTCTCTTCCTGAAGTGATGACCCTACAAAGTGAAGGAGAAGATCATATCACAGATTTTGAACATTCTTTAAAAGATACCGTTTTATGTATAGGGCCTGGAATAGGTACAGAGAAGGATACGTGTTCCGCTTTCGCGAAAGCGGTAATAAAACAATCTTCTCCCATAGTAATAGACGCTGACGGAATTCTAATACTTGCCCAACAACCAGAATTATTGAAGGATTTGCCAAAGGATTCTATCCTGACTCCGCACGATGGAGAGTTAAAGCAGCTCCTAGGAGAATGGAAGGATGACTACGAGCGACTAGAAAAAGCCCAAGAGTTCTCTAAAGAACACAACCTTATATTGGTATTAAAAGGAGCTCATACGATTACAGTTGCAGGGTCGAGTCAGTATGTTAATGATACCGGTAATCCAGGAATGGCCACTGCTGGAAGTGGCGATGTTTTAAGCGGTGTAATAGCTGCTTTTCTCGCTCAAGGTTATGACCCTTTGACAGCAACAGTGTTTGCTGTGTACATTCACGGAGCGAGTGGTGATCTTGCTGCACAAACTTATGCTCACGAAGGTTTAAAAGCCTCTGTGATTTCTAATTTTATAGGGGCTAGTATTTTGCAATTATTTAGAAATCCACAGCAACCACAAGAGCCACAAAGAACACAGTAA
- the gcvT gene encoding glycine cleavage system aminomethyltransferase GcvT, with protein sequence MKNTTLTTIHESLGAKMVPFAGFNMPVQYEGVNIEHQNVRDHVGVFDVSHMGEFLISGPTALELVQRVSSNDASKLTIGRAQYAYLPNETGGIVDDMIVYKIKEEQYLLVVNASNIDKDWEHISKHNIMNAEMKNLSDDYSLLAIQGPKAVEAMQSLTSVDLSAIKFYHFEVADFAGVEHVIISATGYTGSGGFEIYCKNTEVKQIWNKVFEAGASFNIKPIGLAARDTLRLEMGYCLYGNDIDETTSPFEAGLGWVTKFTKPFVNYEQLQQHKEKGVDRKLVGFEMDDRAIPRGGYEIKDSNQQDLGIVTSGTMSPSMARGIGMGYVPPVFATPGSKIYIQIRKKLMPATVVKLPFYKK encoded by the coding sequence ATGAAAAACACAACACTTACTACTATACACGAATCTTTAGGAGCAAAAATGGTTCCTTTTGCTGGATTTAATATGCCAGTACAATATGAAGGTGTCAATATTGAACATCAGAATGTTAGAGATCATGTAGGTGTTTTTGATGTTTCTCACATGGGAGAGTTTTTAATAAGTGGTCCTACGGCGCTAGAGCTAGTGCAACGAGTTTCTTCAAATGATGCGTCAAAGCTGACTATAGGAAGAGCGCAATATGCTTACTTGCCTAATGAAACTGGAGGAATTGTAGATGACATGATTGTCTATAAAATCAAAGAAGAGCAATACTTACTTGTGGTTAATGCTTCTAACATCGATAAAGACTGGGAACATATCTCAAAGCATAATATCATGAATGCAGAGATGAAAAACCTATCTGATGATTATTCCCTACTTGCCATACAAGGTCCTAAAGCCGTTGAAGCGATGCAATCACTAACTTCTGTAGATTTAAGTGCGATAAAATTTTATCACTTTGAAGTAGCCGATTTTGCCGGAGTAGAGCATGTCATTATAAGCGCAACCGGTTATACTGGTTCTGGAGGTTTTGAGATCTACTGTAAAAATACAGAGGTGAAACAAATCTGGAACAAAGTGTTTGAAGCAGGTGCATCTTTTAATATCAAGCCTATAGGTCTTGCTGCAAGAGATACCTTGAGGTTAGAAATGGGATATTGCCTTTACGGAAATGATATTGATGAAACCACATCTCCTTTTGAAGCTGGATTAGGTTGGGTAACAAAGTTTACTAAGCCATTTGTTAACTATGAGCAGCTACAACAACACAAAGAAAAAGGAGTAGATAGAAAGTTAGTCGGCTTTGAAATGGACGATCGAGCAATACCTCGTGGTGGTTATGAAATAAAAGACAGCAACCAGCAAGATCTAGGAATTGTTACCAGTGGAACTATGTCTCCATCCATGGCCAGAGGAATAGGAATGGGATATGTCCCACCTGTTTTTGCTACTCCAGGAAGTAAAATTTACATTCAAATTAGAAAAAAGTTAATGCCTGCAACTGTGGTAAAGTTGCCTTTTTATAAAAAATAA
- a CDS encoding sugar nucleotide-binding protein, whose translation MNRILILGGSGFIGNALYKELAPFFDVHATYKTDNPIFEKNKHFHQFDYEMERLHILLDNLKPKFIVTALRGNVTSLVRLHFEIADYVEKNDCKVIFLSSANVFDRFTNYPSYEYDKTLSESIYGRFKIKIENELLRKPISKYVICRIPMIYGAGSPRINEIKAQLQMNEAIEVFSNVVINATHINKLVQQLHYIINRRRRGIFHLGSNNLIHHIDLIKDICEELGHPDALIKQVFDSNEDRHLAVLPKDNMLPKHLQLTIEDVVKSSVVL comes from the coding sequence TTGAATAGAATTCTTATACTAGGCGGTAGCGGCTTTATAGGTAACGCACTTTATAAAGAATTGGCGCCGTTCTTTGATGTTCACGCGACATATAAAACAGATAATCCCATATTTGAAAAGAATAAACATTTTCATCAGTTTGATTATGAAATGGAGCGTCTACATATATTGCTGGACAATTTAAAGCCTAAATTCATTGTTACCGCCTTGAGAGGTAATGTGACCAGTCTGGTAAGATTGCATTTTGAAATAGCAGATTATGTGGAGAAAAACGATTGTAAAGTCATTTTTCTATCCAGTGCCAACGTTTTTGACCGATTTACTAACTACCCAAGTTATGAGTACGATAAGACCTTATCAGAAAGTATTTATGGCCGTTTTAAAATTAAAATCGAAAATGAACTACTGCGTAAACCCATCTCCAAATATGTGATATGTCGCATTCCTATGATTTATGGAGCTGGCTCGCCTCGTATTAATGAAATCAAAGCGCAACTCCAAATGAATGAAGCAATAGAAGTTTTTTCTAATGTGGTTATTAACGCTACGCACATCAACAAGTTAGTGCAGCAGTTGCATTATATCATTAATAGAAGACGTCGTGGTATTTTTCATTTGGGTAGTAATAACCTCATTCATCACATTGATTTAATCAAAGATATTTGTGAAGAATTAGGACATCCTGATGCCTTGATCAAGCAAGTTTTTGATTCTAATGAAGATAGACATCTAGCGGTTTTGCCTAAAGATAATATGTTACCTAAACATCTACAGCTCACGATTGAAGATGTTGTAAAAAGTAGTGTGGTGTTGTAG
- a CDS encoding DUF3999 family protein has translation MKFKYFTFILALVSAVSTAQITDYDYERSIENVSEPWHSITIPNDVFGKLNPSLSDIRIYGVNQTNDTIEVPYLLKIQKAEYEKQQHSFEIINSSKNNQGYFYTIKLNKDSVLENILLNFDNSNFDWKVNLEGSNDQTEWFTLLEDYRILDIKNDATDYRFTQLAFSPSNFTYYRVLIKSKSQPYLKGVEVSNQKRVEAKYNRYKIKSKTVTDDKNSKSTIIDVELNQTVPVNYLKIDVAANYDYYRRYRIEYLSDSIKTEKGWSYNYRTLATGYLSSLEKSALEFDAIAQKFKVSIYNADNQPLDMNSLVIKGYQHELIARFTEEADYKLVYGNQSAYRPNYDITNFKNNIPQDLEYLKLGKEEKIEKNEEKGIAALFENEIWLWAIMAIIILLLGGFTYKMLQNSES, from the coding sequence ATGAAATTCAAATACTTCACTTTTATCTTAGCTCTCGTTAGTGCCGTATCGACAGCACAAATAACAGATTATGACTACGAGCGTTCTATTGAGAATGTTTCAGAACCTTGGCATAGCATTACCATTCCTAATGACGTTTTTGGAAAGCTAAATCCTTCGCTTTCTGACATAAGAATTTATGGAGTGAATCAGACTAACGACACGATTGAAGTCCCTTATTTACTTAAAATCCAAAAAGCTGAATATGAAAAGCAGCAACACTCTTTTGAAATAATTAATTCTTCTAAAAACAATCAAGGATACTTTTATACCATAAAATTGAATAAAGATTCTGTTTTAGAAAATATCTTATTGAATTTTGACAACTCCAATTTTGATTGGAAAGTAAATTTAGAAGGAAGCAATGATCAAACCGAATGGTTTACACTACTTGAAGATTATCGAATTCTAGACATCAAAAACGATGCTACAGATTACCGTTTCACGCAGTTAGCATTTTCTCCATCAAACTTTACATATTATAGAGTTTTAATCAAAAGTAAAAGTCAACCTTATTTAAAAGGAGTTGAGGTATCTAATCAAAAACGTGTAGAAGCCAAATACAATCGTTATAAAATCAAAAGCAAAACTGTTACAGACGATAAGAATTCAAAATCAACAATAATTGATGTAGAATTAAATCAAACAGTTCCAGTAAATTACTTGAAGATAGATGTGGCTGCAAATTATGACTATTATCGTAGGTATAGAATTGAATATCTCTCTGACAGCATCAAGACAGAAAAAGGATGGAGCTATAATTATAGAACCCTTGCTACCGGCTATTTAAGTTCTTTAGAGAAGAGTGCGTTAGAATTTGATGCGATTGCACAAAAGTTTAAAGTGAGCATTTATAATGCAGATAACCAGCCGCTTGATATGAACTCCTTAGTCATTAAAGGATATCAGCATGAACTAATAGCAAGATTCACTGAGGAAGCTGACTATAAATTAGTTTATGGTAATCAGTCTGCTTACAGACCAAATTATGACATCACCAATTTCAAGAATAATATCCCTCAAGACTTAGAATACTTGAAACTTGGTAAAGAAGAGAAGATAGAAAAGAATGAAGAAAAAGGTATTGCTGCTTTATTTGAAAACGAAATTTGGCTATGGGCGATTATGGCAATTATCATATTACTTTTAGGAGGTTTTACCTATAAAATGCTTCAGAATTCTGAGTCTTAA
- a CDS encoding DUF2339 domain-containing protein: MASNQKAIQQLIEKLELLSKKQETFKYEIFELKNKIDLLAAEELEKNSTDQKLENQFKISTDVNQKEKAINPVEKEDLQKEIPNKPKEVFNYPSTISREPSNQPQPKQSQNLNRLTRNRKSNLEKFIGENLLNKIGILITIIGVGIGAKYSIENELISPLTRIILGYLSALGLLGFGIKLKKKYEAYSAVLVSGATVILYFITFFAYSFYELIPQTVAFILMVVFTIFTVVASLNYNRQIIAHLGLVGAYAVPFLLSDGSGKVAVLFSYMTIINIGILVISFKKYWKPLYYTAFGLTWLIFSWWFVLDYRDDAHFTLGLTFSTTFYIIFYLTFLAYKLFKKETFATADVVLLLLNSFIYYGLGYAILSDHETGQHYLGLFTLFNAVIHFVVAAVIFKQNLSDKKLFYLATALVLTFISIAIPVQLDGNWVTLLWTIQAALLFWIGTSKKIAIYEKLSYPLMVLAFLSLLEDWQSGYIFYSNVDGIMETPIWNTYFLGSVLFLLIFGTIVYLQTKKVFVSSLNSNEIAHQIVFYGVPLIFIFSSYYAFRLEIAFYFDQWYNSSEITIGTSGGYDNTLKDWSLKDFKAVWIINYTLFFVSALAYLNYRKIKNTALEIGTLVLSFITVLVFLVQGLYALSDLREAYLETSEYFNRGGFYLIIRYVSFVFLAMAMTAFYRFIKKEGIQKGWKIAYDAMLHVTIVWVVSSELIHWLDLAGARDSYKLGLSILWGVYSFLLIGFGIWKGKPYLRIGGMGLFAITLIKLFFYDIAHLNTISKTIVFVSLGVLLLIISFLYNKYKSQIIYLDNNSETEPQQNENQVSAYDEFYDKNDM, encoded by the coding sequence ATGGCTAGTAATCAAAAAGCAATACAGCAACTAATTGAAAAATTAGAATTGCTTTCTAAAAAGCAAGAGACTTTTAAATACGAGATATTCGAACTCAAAAATAAGATTGATCTTCTTGCCGCTGAAGAATTAGAAAAGAATTCAACGGATCAAAAACTTGAAAATCAGTTTAAAATTTCAACAGACGTAAATCAGAAAGAAAAAGCTATAAACCCTGTTGAAAAAGAGGACTTACAAAAAGAAATACCCAACAAACCCAAAGAGGTTTTTAATTACCCTTCAACCATAAGTAGGGAGCCATCAAATCAGCCTCAACCAAAGCAGTCTCAAAATTTAAATAGGCTAACTAGAAATAGAAAATCCAATCTTGAAAAATTCATAGGTGAAAACTTACTGAATAAAATTGGAATTTTAATTACAATTATAGGTGTAGGAATAGGAGCAAAATACTCTATAGAAAATGAGTTAATCAGTCCGCTGACTCGCATTATTCTTGGTTATCTTTCTGCTTTAGGCTTATTAGGTTTTGGAATTAAATTGAAGAAAAAATATGAGGCTTACAGTGCTGTTTTAGTTAGTGGAGCAACGGTAATTCTTTACTTTATTACCTTTTTTGCTTACAGCTTTTATGAGTTGATACCTCAAACAGTTGCTTTTATTTTAATGGTTGTGTTTACCATTTTTACTGTCGTAGCTTCCTTAAATTATAACAGACAAATTATTGCTCATCTCGGTTTAGTCGGAGCTTATGCCGTACCGTTTTTACTAAGTGATGGCTCTGGAAAAGTAGCGGTACTTTTTAGTTATATGACGATCATCAACATAGGGATTTTAGTAATTTCTTTTAAGAAGTATTGGAAACCGTTGTATTATACTGCCTTTGGGTTGACTTGGTTGATTTTTAGTTGGTGGTTTGTTTTAGATTATAGAGACGATGCTCATTTTACATTAGGATTGACTTTTTCAACTACGTTCTATATTATTTTCTACTTGACGTTTTTAGCATATAAATTATTTAAAAAAGAAACTTTTGCAACGGCAGATGTTGTTCTTCTATTACTCAATTCATTTATTTATTACGGACTAGGTTATGCTATTTTAAGTGATCATGAAACCGGACAGCATTACCTTGGTTTGTTTACTCTATTCAATGCAGTGATTCATTTCGTAGTTGCAGCAGTCATTTTTAAGCAAAATCTAAGCGATAAAAAGCTGTTTTATCTCGCAACTGCTTTAGTTCTTACTTTTATTTCTATTGCGATACCAGTACAATTAGATGGTAATTGGGTAACCTTATTGTGGACTATTCAAGCTGCGTTATTATTTTGGATAGGAACATCAAAGAAAATCGCTATTTATGAAAAACTCTCTTATCCACTTATGGTGCTGGCTTTTTTGAGTTTGTTAGAAGATTGGCAATCTGGTTACATTTTTTACTCAAATGTCGATGGTATTATGGAAACGCCTATATGGAACACCTATTTCTTAGGTTCTGTATTATTCTTATTAATCTTTGGAACTATTGTTTATTTACAAACAAAAAAGGTTTTTGTTTCTTCTTTGAATTCTAACGAGATCGCTCACCAAATCGTATTTTATGGCGTGCCCTTGATTTTTATTTTCAGTTCGTATTACGCATTTAGACTAGAGATAGCTTTTTATTTTGATCAATGGTATAATAGTTCTGAAATTACAATAGGTACGAGTGGTGGTTATGACAACACCTTAAAAGATTGGAGTTTAAAAGACTTTAAAGCAGTATGGATCATTAATTACACCTTGTTTTTCGTAAGTGCCTTGGCCTATTTAAATTATAGAAAAATTAAAAATACAGCTCTTGAAATAGGCACATTAGTACTTTCATTTATTACGGTATTAGTATTTTTAGTTCAAGGATTATATGCATTAAGCGACTTGAGAGAAGCATATTTAGAGACTTCAGAGTATTTTAATAGAGGTGGATTCTATCTCATCATAAGGTATGTTTCTTTTGTTTTCCTTGCAATGGCAATGACCGCATTTTACAGATTTATTAAAAAAGAAGGTATTCAAAAAGGCTGGAAAATTGCTTATGATGCTATGCTGCATGTTACTATAGTTTGGGTGGTGAGTAGTGAATTGATCCATTGGTTAGATCTAGCAGGAGCGAGAGATTCTTATAAATTAGGTTTGAGTATTCTTTGGGGAGTGTATTCCTTTTTATTAATCGGTTTTGGAATCTGGAAAGGGAAACCTTATTTAAGAATAGGAGGAATGGGCTTGTTTGCCATCACTTTAATTAAACTATTCTTCTATGATATTGCGCATCTCAATACCATTTCTAAAACTATTGTTTTTGTTTCTTTGGGAGTCTTACTTTTAATTATTTCTTTTCTCTATAATAAATACAAGAGCCAAATCATTTATCTAGATAATAATAGTGAAACAGAACCACAACAAAATGAGAATCAAGTGTCTGCTTATGATGAGTTTTATGACAAGAATGATATGTAA
- a CDS encoding 1,4-dihydroxy-2-naphthoyl-CoA synthase: MSIDWKTAIEFEDITYKKSNGIARIAFNRPEVRNAFRPKTVAELIKAFYDAQEDLSIGVVILTGEGPSKKDGGWAFCSGGDQNARGHDGYKDDSGTGRLNILEVQRMIRFMPKVVICAVPGWAVGGGHSLHVVCDMTIASKEHGVFKQTDTDVASVDAGYGSAYLAKMVGQKKAREIFFLGRTYSAQEAMDMGMVNAVVTHDELDQTAYDWGQEILKKSPIAIKMAKFAMNATDDGMVGQQVFAGEMTRLIYMTDEAREGREAFLEKRAPDWGKDRYIP; encoded by the coding sequence ATGTCCATCGACTGGAAAACTGCCATAGAATTTGAAGATATCACCTATAAAAAAAGTAATGGTATTGCTCGTATTGCTTTTAACAGGCCAGAAGTGCGCAATGCTTTTAGACCTAAAACTGTTGCTGAGCTTATAAAAGCATTTTATGATGCGCAAGAAGATCTTTCTATAGGAGTTGTTATTCTTACTGGTGAAGGTCCATCAAAGAAAGATGGTGGCTGGGCATTTTGCAGTGGTGGCGATCAAAATGCTCGTGGACACGATGGTTATAAAGATGATTCTGGAACAGGAAGATTAAACATTCTAGAAGTACAACGCATGATACGTTTTATGCCTAAGGTGGTGATTTGCGCGGTTCCAGGTTGGGCAGTAGGTGGTGGACACAGTTTGCATGTAGTTTGTGATATGACTATAGCAAGTAAAGAACACGGAGTTTTTAAACAAACGGATACTGATGTTGCTAGTGTCGACGCCGGCTACGGAAGTGCTTATCTAGCTAAAATGGTAGGACAGAAAAAAGCACGCGAAATCTTCTTTTTAGGACGTACGTACAGCGCTCAAGAAGCCATGGATATGGGAATGGTGAATGCAGTTGTAACCCATGACGAATTAGATCAAACAGCCTACGATTGGGGACAAGAAATCCTTAAAAAATCTCCTATTGCTATTAAAATGGCAAAATTTGCAATGAACGCTACGGACGATGGTATGGTAGGTCAACAAGTATTTGCTGGAGAAATGACACGTCTTATTTACATGACTGACGAAGCTCGAGAAGGAAGAGAAGCCTTTTTAGAAAAACGCGCTCCAGATTGGGGTAAGGATCGGTATATTCCGTAA
- a CDS encoding DUF2452 domain-containing protein, giving the protein MSEEKKPDYVVYDEETGTYNAALLPYSSGVSAPKITTPDITSWKQTNINKVNHEIKSQFDQLKEQYDAMVKKYEDNQLVYGAKFSFEPIVGETYHLYKGRKDGLPFLSVIHPTECSWDFVGTYRLTSEKLWEEIEG; this is encoded by the coding sequence ATGAGTGAAGAAAAAAAACCAGATTACGTAGTTTACGATGAAGAAACCGGCACTTATAATGCTGCGCTTCTTCCCTATTCCAGTGGCGTGTCTGCTCCTAAAATTACTACTCCAGACATCACTTCGTGGAAACAGACTAATATCAATAAAGTCAACCATGAGATTAAATCACAATTTGACCAACTCAAAGAGCAATATGATGCCATGGTTAAAAAATATGAGGATAACCAGCTGGTTTATGGTGCAAAATTCTCCTTTGAACCTATTGTAGGAGAAACTTACCACCTTTATAAAGGACGTAAAGATGGATTACCGTTCTTATCTGTAATACATCCTACAGAGTGTTCATGGGATTTTGTCGGTACGTATCGATTGACTTCTGAAAAGCTTTGGGAAGAAATAGAAGGTTAA